ACGCTAACCGCTTATGGCAACAAATGCAACGATTCGAGGTATTAGACACCCCTTGATGCGCAAGAAGAACGGACGAAAACGGGTTCGAGATGCGTTACAGCGCCGGAGTGGGGCCAGTGACTATTGCGATGGAAAACAAATTTGCTCCACAAGACGCTCAAATTCCTCAAAGGAAGAAAACTCCACAACGAGCTTTCCATCCCCTTTTGAACCTTCCCGAACAGTGACCCGTGAAGCGAGCTTACGCTGCAACTCCTCAATAAGCTCTTGATATTTCTTGGCTTTTCTTGCGCTAGGCTTGCCTTTCAGCATCCCAGAAGCACCCCCCTTGAGAGATACTTTTCGAGTAACGATTCTCTCAAGCTCACGAACACTCAACCCTTCTTCAACAACTTTTGCAGCAAGTGCCACCTGAAGTTTTGGTTCTTTAACTGTCAAAATAGCCTTGGCATGCCCAACGGAGATCACTCCCTGATCAACCTGCTTTTGAACCGATTCCGGAAGTCGGAGGATTCGTACCATATTGGCGATTGAGGCTCGTTCCTTTCCTACCTTTTCTGCAACCTCTGCTTGGGTCAACTGAAACCGACTGATGAGCTCTTGGTAACCTCGAGCCTCCTCTAAAGGGGTCAGATTTGCACGCTGCACGTTTTCTATAAGTGATATTTCTAAGCAGTCGCGATCATCAATATCTCTAATAATTACAGGAACATGTGATAGTTTTGCCCGA
This region of bacterium genomic DNA includes:
- a CDS encoding ParB/RepB/Spo0J family partition protein gives rise to the protein MTGSSKKKRGLGRGLGALISARPVPVGDDASRALDNRTLKSEPPAAEQRRSSNAGHAADEAASADSRKRGHASGQVVNLAARQQGDAGRSDAGGPAVRFVPIKTVFPNPDQPRKHFEEAEVQELVSSIKNHGVLQPILVRPRPEGSGEELQIVAGERRWRSANRAKLSHVPVIIRDIDDRDCLEISLIENVQRANLTPLEEARGYQELISRFQLTQAEVAEKVGKERASIANMVRILRLPESVQKQVDQGVISVGHAKAILTVKEPKLQVALAAKVVEEGLSVRELERIVTRKVSLKGGASGMLKGKPSARKAKKYQELIEELQRKLASRVTVREGSKGDGKLVVEFSSFEEFERLVEQICFPSQ